A stretch of DNA from Oryzomicrobium terrae:
TTTCTGCGAAATTGAGAGGTCGGCGATTGTCAGGGTGTTATTGGCAGCAAAAGGAAGGCTATTGTCCTTGCTGATGGAGTCGCCCCGACGGAGTGCGGCCAAGCAGTTATAAATAGCCGTTTTCTGATCGTTAACCAGGATGACCTCACGCCGTGGAAAGACCAAGGTGTTTTTCAGTTGGGTAAAATAAGCATGGGGGATTCTGACCTGTGCAAACTGGGCGTCGCTCGTGTGACCGAAAAAAAGTGGCGGAGCAACTTCCCACTCCTGTTCCGGGAGGGTTTCAACCGGTGGGGAGCCGTTGTCGTTTGCCCATTGCTCGGCAGAGCGGACATCACATAGGGTGCGGATTGGCTGCGCGGGTTTGTTTTGCCGGGCCCGGAGCTCTTGTGCTGTGTTGTAGGTGTTCTCCGCCTCTTGGTAACGATCCTGGGCGAACAAAATCTTGGCCAGCAGTTCTGGATACATGGCTTGGCTTGAGGATGAGGCAATTGCTTGCAGGCAGGCTTCTTCGGCAGCAGCAAGATCGTTCAGGCTGAAAAACAGCTCGCTCAATGCGTGAAATGTGTCGCTATGACGAGGATTGATGGCGAGAGCCAGTTCAAAGGCCTGGGCTGCCGATTGGTAGTCCTCAAGCTGCATATGGCATAACCCGATCCGGTAGTGAATGTCGGCATTGCGCGGATCAATTGCGGCAGCCTGGGAAATGACCTCCAGCGCTTTTGTCGGATAGCCTTGGCGAAGCAATGCCTTGCACAGATAAAGATAGGGGCGGCTATCCGTAGGCGCGAGTCTGACCGCTTGCTCGGCATAATGGACTGCATCTTGTTCTCTGGCAGCCTGGGTTTCGACTGCAGAGCAAAGGTTCAGCCACGCGGTCACTTGCTGAGGCTCGATGGCCAGGGAGCGATGGAGTAATTCCTCTGCTTCGGTCAGGCGATGTTGCTCGCTGTAAATCACCGCTAGGTTGTTCAGTGCATTGAGGTGCTGGGGATGGTCTACCAGGATCGCTGCGTAGATTCGGGCAGCATCGGCGGATCTGCCTTGCTGATAGAGCGCATAGCCTTTCTCATCCAGATAATTGCTATTGGTTGGCGAGCAATCCAGCGCATATTCCAGATGCAGCAGCACCTCATCCCAGTCTC
This window harbors:
- a CDS encoding tetratricopeptide repeat protein — protein: MTDVAPIKQSSTRRDEVMLLIRSNNLSAAEALCLQPGYVDDDGTLQYVRALIARKNRDWDEVLLHLEYALDCSPTNSNYLDEKGYALYQQGRSADAARIYAAILVDHPQHLNALNNLAVIYSEQHRLTEAEELLHRSLAIEPQQVTAWLNLCSAVETQAAREQDAVHYAEQAVRLAPTDSRPYLYLCKALLRQGYPTKALEVISQAAAIDPRNADIHYRIGLCHMQLEDYQSAAQAFELALAINPRHSDTFHALSELFFSLNDLAAAEEACLQAIASSSSQAMYPELLAKILFAQDRYQEAENTYNTAQELRARQNKPAQPIRTLCDVRSAEQWANDNGSPPVETLPEQEWEVAPPLFFGHTSDAQFAQVRIPHAYFTQLKNTLVFPRREVILVNDQKTAIYNCLAALRRGDSISKDNSLPFAANNTLTIADLSISQKTIDTGIYMLSDSPQNYAHWVTEVLTRFHAIDQANLPEQTPLLVNDNLYPQQIDSLQALAGKQRPIIPLSSTSLHRVDHLYFPSTPISYFQNKLGPGKSPAPAEATFQPAAIAHFRGKLLEQFAATESKQRRLWISRKNQTKYRRFLNEEEIETIFCAHGFELVYPEKMSFAEQIRTFSTAEMIAGGTGAGMANMVFAPPGAKILLFTVYHPHINYNYFNNLAKINRQELAYVVGDLLKNFALRGYEYQSDFTVPTALATSAIANFLAR